One genomic segment of Jaculus jaculus isolate mJacJac1 chromosome 2, mJacJac1.mat.Y.cur, whole genome shotgun sequence includes these proteins:
- the Prkcsh gene encoding glucosidase 2 subunit beta isoform X1, translating into MSEELRASSAAGSCRRPGFRPQLRGMLLLVLLLPLCWAVEVKRPRGVSLTNHHFYEESKPFTCLDGSATIPFDQVNDDYCDCKDGSDEPGTAACPNGSFHCTNTGYKPLYIPSSRVNDGICDCCDGTDEYNSGTICENTCKEKGHKERESLKHLAELTREGFRLKKILIEDWKTAREEKQNKLIELQAGRKSLEEQVEMLRTLKEEAEKPEKEAKEQHQKLWEEQLAASKAQREQELAASAFQELDDNMDGVVSVAELQTHPELDTDGDGALSEEEAQALLSGDVQTDATSFYDRVWAAIRDKYRSEVLHVDLPAPSTPEVMEPREEQSSVPAPPTEEEEEEEEEPEEEEEEDSEVQGEQPKETPLPLQPPHPASSTEEDKMPPYDRQTQAFVDAAQEARNKFEEAERSLKEMEESIRNLEQEISFDFGPQGEFAYLYSQCYELTTNEYVYRLCPFKLVSQKPKHGGSPTNLGTWGSWAGPDHDKFSAMKYEQGTGCWQGPNRSTTVRLLCGKETVVTSTTEPSRCEYLMELMTPAACPEPPPETPSDGDHDEL; encoded by the exons ATG AGTGAGGAACTCCGAGCATCTTCTGCAGCCGGTTCCTGCCGCAGACCCGGCTTCCGGCCTCAGCTGCGGGGGATGCTACTACTGGTACTGCTGCTGCCCCTCTGCTGGGCTGTGGAGGTCAAGAGGCCCCGGGGCGTCTCCCTCACCA ATCATCATTTCTATGAGGAATCCAAGCCTTTCACTTGTCTGGACGGCTCGGCCACCATCCCTTTCGACCAGGTGAACGATGACTACTGtgactgcaaagatggctcagatgAGCCCG GTACAGCAGCCTGTCCCAATGGCAGCTTCCACTGCACCAACACTGGGTACAAGCCATTATACATCCCTTCCAGCAGGGTCAACGATGGGATATGTG ACTGCTGCGACGGGACAGATGAATACAACAGTGGCACTATCTGTGAGAATACTTGCAA AGAAAAGGGCCATAAAGAGAGAGAATCCCTGAAGCACCTGGCAGAGCTTACCCGGGAAGGCTTCCGTCTCAAGAAGATTCTTATCGAGGACTGGAAGACGGCCCGAGAAGAGAAGCAG AATAAGCTCATTGAGCTACAGGCTGGAAGGAAGTCTCTGGAAGAGCAGGTGGAGATGCTGCGGACCCTGAAGGAGGAGGCTGAGAAGCCAGAGAAGGAAGCCAAAGAGCAACATCAGAAGCTGTGGGAAG AGCAGCTGGCTGCCTCCAAGGCACAGAGGGAACAGGAACTGGCAGCCAGTGCCTTCCAGGAGCTGGATGACAACATGGATGGGGT GGTCTCAGTGGCTGAGCTGCAGACACACCCGGAGCTGGACACTGATGGAGATGGGGCACTGTCTGAAGAGGAGGCCCAG gcccttctcagtggggatgTACAGACAGATGCCACCTCATTCTATGACCGCGTCTGGGCTGCCATCAGGGACAAGTACCGGTCTGAG GTGCTGCATGTCGACTTGCCAGCCCCTTCGACCCCTGAGGTAATGGAGCCCAGAGAGGAACAGTCATCAGTGCCCGCCCCACccacagaagaggaggaagaggaagaagaggagccagaggaggaggaagaggaagattcaGAGGTGCAGGGGGAGCAGcccaag GAGACCCCGCTCCCACTGCAGCCCCCCCACCCAGCCAGCTCCACTGAGGAGGACAAGATGCCGCCCTATGACAGACAGACGCAGGCTTTTGTCGATG CTGCACAGGAGGCTCGGAATAAGTTTGAGGAAGCTGAACGGTCCTTGAAGGAAATGGAGGAATCTATTAG GAACTTGGAACAAGAGATTTCTTTTGACTTTGGTCCCCAGGGGGAGTTTGCATACCTGTACAGCCAGTGCTATGAGCTCACCACCAATGA GTATGTCTACCGGCTCTGCCCCTTCAAACTGGTCTCACAGAAACCCAAACATGGTGGCTCCCCTACCAACCTTGG GACCTGGGGCTCCTGGGCTGGCCCTGACCACGATAAGTTCAGCGCCATGAAATACGAGCAGGGTACCGGCTGCTGGCAGGGTCCCAACCGCTCCACAACA GTGCGCCTGCTATGTGGGAAGGAGACTGTGGTGACCAGTACTACGGAGCCCAGTCGCTGTGAGTACCTCATGGAGTTGATGACTCCTGCAGCCTGCCCAGAGCCACCACCTGAAACGCCCTCTGATGGTGACCACGACGAGCTCTAG
- the Prkcsh gene encoding glucosidase 2 subunit beta isoform X2 — translation MSEELRASSAAGSCRRPGFRPQLRGMLLLVLLLPLCWAVEVKRPRGVSLTNHHFYEESKPFTCLDGSATIPFDQVNDDYCDCKDGSDEPGTAACPNGSFHCTNTGYKPLYIPSSRVNDGICDCCDGTDEYNSGTICENTCKEKGHKERESLKHLAELTREGFRLKKILIEDWKTAREEKQNKLIELQAGRKSLEEQVEMLRTLKEEAEKPEKEAKEQHQKLWEEQLAASKAQREQELAASAFQELDDNMDGVVSVAELQTHPELDTDGDGALSEEEAQALLSGDVQTDATSFYDRVWAAIRDKYRSEVLHVDLPAPSTPEVMEPREEQSSVPAPPTEEEEEEEEEPEEEEEEDSEETPLPLQPPHPASSTEEDKMPPYDRQTQAFVDAAQEARNKFEEAERSLKEMEESIRNLEQEISFDFGPQGEFAYLYSQCYELTTNEYVYRLCPFKLVSQKPKHGGSPTNLGTWGSWAGPDHDKFSAMKYEQGTGCWQGPNRSTTVRLLCGKETVVTSTTEPSRCEYLMELMTPAACPEPPPETPSDGDHDEL, via the exons ATG AGTGAGGAACTCCGAGCATCTTCTGCAGCCGGTTCCTGCCGCAGACCCGGCTTCCGGCCTCAGCTGCGGGGGATGCTACTACTGGTACTGCTGCTGCCCCTCTGCTGGGCTGTGGAGGTCAAGAGGCCCCGGGGCGTCTCCCTCACCA ATCATCATTTCTATGAGGAATCCAAGCCTTTCACTTGTCTGGACGGCTCGGCCACCATCCCTTTCGACCAGGTGAACGATGACTACTGtgactgcaaagatggctcagatgAGCCCG GTACAGCAGCCTGTCCCAATGGCAGCTTCCACTGCACCAACACTGGGTACAAGCCATTATACATCCCTTCCAGCAGGGTCAACGATGGGATATGTG ACTGCTGCGACGGGACAGATGAATACAACAGTGGCACTATCTGTGAGAATACTTGCAA AGAAAAGGGCCATAAAGAGAGAGAATCCCTGAAGCACCTGGCAGAGCTTACCCGGGAAGGCTTCCGTCTCAAGAAGATTCTTATCGAGGACTGGAAGACGGCCCGAGAAGAGAAGCAG AATAAGCTCATTGAGCTACAGGCTGGAAGGAAGTCTCTGGAAGAGCAGGTGGAGATGCTGCGGACCCTGAAGGAGGAGGCTGAGAAGCCAGAGAAGGAAGCCAAAGAGCAACATCAGAAGCTGTGGGAAG AGCAGCTGGCTGCCTCCAAGGCACAGAGGGAACAGGAACTGGCAGCCAGTGCCTTCCAGGAGCTGGATGACAACATGGATGGGGT GGTCTCAGTGGCTGAGCTGCAGACACACCCGGAGCTGGACACTGATGGAGATGGGGCACTGTCTGAAGAGGAGGCCCAG gcccttctcagtggggatgTACAGACAGATGCCACCTCATTCTATGACCGCGTCTGGGCTGCCATCAGGGACAAGTACCGGTCTGAG GTGCTGCATGTCGACTTGCCAGCCCCTTCGACCCCTGAGGTAATGGAGCCCAGAGAGGAACAGTCATCAGTGCCCGCCCCACccacagaagaggaggaagaggaagaagaggagccagaggaggaggaagaggaagattcaGAG GAGACCCCGCTCCCACTGCAGCCCCCCCACCCAGCCAGCTCCACTGAGGAGGACAAGATGCCGCCCTATGACAGACAGACGCAGGCTTTTGTCGATG CTGCACAGGAGGCTCGGAATAAGTTTGAGGAAGCTGAACGGTCCTTGAAGGAAATGGAGGAATCTATTAG GAACTTGGAACAAGAGATTTCTTTTGACTTTGGTCCCCAGGGGGAGTTTGCATACCTGTACAGCCAGTGCTATGAGCTCACCACCAATGA GTATGTCTACCGGCTCTGCCCCTTCAAACTGGTCTCACAGAAACCCAAACATGGTGGCTCCCCTACCAACCTTGG GACCTGGGGCTCCTGGGCTGGCCCTGACCACGATAAGTTCAGCGCCATGAAATACGAGCAGGGTACCGGCTGCTGGCAGGGTCCCAACCGCTCCACAACA GTGCGCCTGCTATGTGGGAAGGAGACTGTGGTGACCAGTACTACGGAGCCCAGTCGCTGTGAGTACCTCATGGAGTTGATGACTCCTGCAGCCTGCCCAGAGCCACCACCTGAAACGCCCTCTGATGGTGACCACGACGAGCTCTAG
- the Prkcsh gene encoding glucosidase 2 subunit beta isoform X3, which translates to MLLLVLLLPLCWAVEVKRPRGVSLTNHHFYEESKPFTCLDGSATIPFDQVNDDYCDCKDGSDEPGTAACPNGSFHCTNTGYKPLYIPSSRVNDGICDCCDGTDEYNSGTICENTCKEKGHKERESLKHLAELTREGFRLKKILIEDWKTAREEKQNKLIELQAGRKSLEEQVEMLRTLKEEAEKPEKEAKEQHQKLWEEQLAASKAQREQELAASAFQELDDNMDGVVSVAELQTHPELDTDGDGALSEEEAQALLSGDVQTDATSFYDRVWAAIRDKYRSEVLHVDLPAPSTPEVMEPREEQSSVPAPPTEEEEEEEEEPEEEEEEDSEVQGEQPKETPLPLQPPHPASSTEEDKMPPYDRQTQAFVDAAQEARNKFEEAERSLKEMEESIRNLEQEISFDFGPQGEFAYLYSQCYELTTNEYVYRLCPFKLVSQKPKHGGSPTNLGTWGSWAGPDHDKFSAMKYEQGTGCWQGPNRSTTVRLLCGKETVVTSTTEPSRCEYLMELMTPAACPEPPPETPSDGDHDEL; encoded by the exons ATGCTACTACTGGTACTGCTGCTGCCCCTCTGCTGGGCTGTGGAGGTCAAGAGGCCCCGGGGCGTCTCCCTCACCA ATCATCATTTCTATGAGGAATCCAAGCCTTTCACTTGTCTGGACGGCTCGGCCACCATCCCTTTCGACCAGGTGAACGATGACTACTGtgactgcaaagatggctcagatgAGCCCG GTACAGCAGCCTGTCCCAATGGCAGCTTCCACTGCACCAACACTGGGTACAAGCCATTATACATCCCTTCCAGCAGGGTCAACGATGGGATATGTG ACTGCTGCGACGGGACAGATGAATACAACAGTGGCACTATCTGTGAGAATACTTGCAA AGAAAAGGGCCATAAAGAGAGAGAATCCCTGAAGCACCTGGCAGAGCTTACCCGGGAAGGCTTCCGTCTCAAGAAGATTCTTATCGAGGACTGGAAGACGGCCCGAGAAGAGAAGCAG AATAAGCTCATTGAGCTACAGGCTGGAAGGAAGTCTCTGGAAGAGCAGGTGGAGATGCTGCGGACCCTGAAGGAGGAGGCTGAGAAGCCAGAGAAGGAAGCCAAAGAGCAACATCAGAAGCTGTGGGAAG AGCAGCTGGCTGCCTCCAAGGCACAGAGGGAACAGGAACTGGCAGCCAGTGCCTTCCAGGAGCTGGATGACAACATGGATGGGGT GGTCTCAGTGGCTGAGCTGCAGACACACCCGGAGCTGGACACTGATGGAGATGGGGCACTGTCTGAAGAGGAGGCCCAG gcccttctcagtggggatgTACAGACAGATGCCACCTCATTCTATGACCGCGTCTGGGCTGCCATCAGGGACAAGTACCGGTCTGAG GTGCTGCATGTCGACTTGCCAGCCCCTTCGACCCCTGAGGTAATGGAGCCCAGAGAGGAACAGTCATCAGTGCCCGCCCCACccacagaagaggaggaagaggaagaagaggagccagaggaggaggaagaggaagattcaGAGGTGCAGGGGGAGCAGcccaag GAGACCCCGCTCCCACTGCAGCCCCCCCACCCAGCCAGCTCCACTGAGGAGGACAAGATGCCGCCCTATGACAGACAGACGCAGGCTTTTGTCGATG CTGCACAGGAGGCTCGGAATAAGTTTGAGGAAGCTGAACGGTCCTTGAAGGAAATGGAGGAATCTATTAG GAACTTGGAACAAGAGATTTCTTTTGACTTTGGTCCCCAGGGGGAGTTTGCATACCTGTACAGCCAGTGCTATGAGCTCACCACCAATGA GTATGTCTACCGGCTCTGCCCCTTCAAACTGGTCTCACAGAAACCCAAACATGGTGGCTCCCCTACCAACCTTGG GACCTGGGGCTCCTGGGCTGGCCCTGACCACGATAAGTTCAGCGCCATGAAATACGAGCAGGGTACCGGCTGCTGGCAGGGTCCCAACCGCTCCACAACA GTGCGCCTGCTATGTGGGAAGGAGACTGTGGTGACCAGTACTACGGAGCCCAGTCGCTGTGAGTACCTCATGGAGTTGATGACTCCTGCAGCCTGCCCAGAGCCACCACCTGAAACGCCCTCTGATGGTGACCACGACGAGCTCTAG